One window of Quercus robur chromosome 5, dhQueRobu3.1, whole genome shotgun sequence genomic DNA carries:
- the LOC126728200 gene encoding uncharacterized protein LOC126728200, whose translation MVREFWDANDQEQQQSVRRPLARWSPPLAGTYKANFDAALFEELHCAGLGVVYRDHLGQVIAALSQRISLPSTVEMAEALAARRAMEFARELILFDVILEGDCLRVVRALNASGGCNTLYGHVVNETKRLGAALRHCSYQHVGRDGNKLAHSLARRAVSTADIDVWVEDLPGDLDAVFQSDLS comes from the coding sequence ATGGTCCGTGAATTCTGGGATGCCAATGATCAGGAGCAGCAACAGTCTGTGCGTCGTCCTTTAGCTCGTTGGTCACCTCCACTTGCTGGCACCTACAAAGCTAATTTTGATGCTGCGTTATTTGAAGAGCTGCACTGTGCAGGACTTGGCGTCGTGTATCGAGATCATTTAGGCCAAGTTATTGCTGCCTTAAGTCAAAGGATTAGTCTACCCAGTACAGTGGAGATGGCTGAAGCCTTGGCTGCCAGACGAGCTATGGAGTTTGCCAGAGAACTAATCCTTTTTGATGTCATATTGGAGGGTGATTGCCTGCGGGTTGTGAGAGCTTTAAATGCTTCTGGTGGGTGCAATACTTTGTATGGCCATGTAGTCAATGAAACTAAGAGGTTAGGGGCAGCATTGAGGCACTGTAGTTACCAGCATGTTGGTCGGGATGGGAATAAATTAGCTCATTCTTTAGCTAGGAGAGCAGTTTCAACTGCAGATATTGATGTTTGGGTAGAAGATCTACCTGGGGATTTGGACGCTGTGTTCCAATCCGATTTGTCTTAA